Below is a window of Sandaracinaceae bacterium DNA.
CGGGCTTCATGCTGTTCTCCTGCGTCTTCGCGGGCAGCATCGCCACGCTGGCGTCCATCTTGGCCACCGACCAGCTGCCCGGCCTGCTGGGCTTCCTGGGCGTCACCGTGCCGGCGCGCTTCACGCTGTTCGCGGGCACGTCCATCGACAGCGGCCGCGTGCTGGGCCTGGTGTTCATCGTGCTGCTCACGGCCGTGAATCTGCGCGGCGCCAAGGCGGCCACCGTGCTGCAGGTCTGGACCACTGCCATCCCGCTGGTGGCCATGATCGCCATGGCAGGCTTCGCCATCACCAGCGGCGCCGCGGCCGAGCCCATCAGCGGGCCCGCACGGCACGCCCCCATCACGGCCGCCGCCGTGGGGCACGCGCTGGTGGTCATCTACTTCGCGTACTCCGGCTGGAACGCCATCGCCTACGTGGGCGGTGAGATCGCCCACCCCGAGCGCACGCTTCCGCTAGGCCTCTTGGGCGGCACGGCGCTGGTGACGGCGCTCTACATGGTGGTGTGCGCCGCGTACGCGTCGGTGCTGGGCATGGACGGCCTGGCCGCCGCCTCGGACGCCGGCATCGCCACGGCGGCGCTGTTCGACGTGCAGGCCATCCGCGTCGTGATCGCGTCGCTCATCGCCATCACCCTGCTCGGCTCGCTCAACGGGTCGGTGCTGGCCGGCGGTCGCATCGCCGTGGCCATGCGCCTGCCGGTGTGGGCAACAGCCCCGAGCGCGCGCTGGTGCTGCAAGGCGCGTTCGCCAGCCTCTTGCTGCTCACGGGCTCGTTCGAGCTGCTGCTCGAGCTCACCAGCATCGCCATGCTGCTCATCGGTGCCATGGCCGTGGTCTCGCTGTTCTTGCTGCGTCGCCGGCACGGCGCGCCCACCAGCTACCGCGCGCTCGGCTACCCCGCGCTGCCAGC
It encodes the following:
- a CDS encoding APC family permease translates to MGIFVSPPVVAQLLNEPWAFFAVWLLGGLFALAGASAYAELGARYPRAGGDYVFVREALGPSAGFATGFMLFSCVFAGSIATLASILATDQLPGLLGFLGVTVPARFTLFAGTSIDSGRVLGLVFIVLLTAVNLRGAKAATVLQVWTTAIPLVAMIAMAGFAITSGAAAEPISGPARHAPITAAAVGHALVVIYFAYSGWNAIAYVGGEIAHPERTLPLGLLGGTALVTALYMVVCAAYASVLGMDGLAAASDAGIATAALFDVQAIRVVIASLIAITLLGSLNGSVLAGGRIAVAMRLPVWATAPSARWCCKARSPASCCSRARSSCCSSSPASPCCSSVPWPWSRCSCCVAGTARPPATARSATPRCQPPISCWPCSWWSCPSRAPSRPCAPKTTRGRPRFRCWASACSRCRSARTAWCSAGAASPSACQPTGSEWKESSPASEIETRFRPRPFDE